Proteins from a genomic interval of Luteolibacter sp. Y139:
- a CDS encoding ABC transporter permease subunit, whose amino-acid sequence MTFPRKIGLLLLLVAIAAALAFSQKLSLPSLRWFFSFAATPDEIFAAPEKGYLVDYKSIQWVPMDWKWVRTHQAEIVGYSICGAAVLLSLVLLIFGGKFHWNPLTLRRFTRFRSIGRGWLSFRLLMLLLLVALLDQALVGKRALAVKYEGAWHFPAFETKLYSEQDFGGEGSQEANYRDLGKRFKAADKGDSVIMPLVPWDPVLDTDELEKRELVTREGLLYRAHDSEPFNGYAVQYSKDSDDTKLRDARFRRGLREGPATLFDAKGEFVGKQSWHEGKLVETSVEDSATPSTELPWIEIIYKPAPPSLKSRHYLGTDSRGWDIAAGLLGGLQVIFKAAFCYILMIYGIGITIGSLMGYFGGVFDLVMDRVVEIVSNVPFLLVVMIVISNIGRDNIDLTTILLILCAFSWIGVSVYLRSATYREKARDYVAAARVQGAGTMRVIFRHILPNAISTLVTLLPFSVAGLATSLTALDFLGFGLPDRYPSWGRILEQGTSNLNSPWIVSSVFTFMVVVLLLITFVGEAIREAFDPKKFTTYQ is encoded by the coding sequence ATGACCTTTCCCCGCAAGATCGGCCTTCTTCTGCTGCTGGTGGCGATTGCCGCCGCGCTGGCGTTCTCGCAGAAGCTGAGCCTGCCGTCGCTGCGCTGGTTCTTTTCCTTTGCTGCTACCCCGGACGAGATCTTCGCGGCGCCGGAGAAGGGGTATCTGGTCGACTACAAGTCCATCCAGTGGGTCCCGATGGACTGGAAGTGGGTGCGGACCCATCAGGCGGAGATCGTCGGTTATTCGATCTGTGGTGCCGCGGTGTTGTTGTCACTGGTCCTGCTGATCTTCGGCGGCAAGTTCCACTGGAATCCGCTCACGCTGCGGCGCTTTACCCGCTTCCGCTCGATCGGGCGCGGCTGGCTTTCCTTCCGCCTGCTCATGTTGCTGCTGCTGGTTGCGCTGTTAGATCAGGCGCTGGTCGGCAAGCGGGCACTTGCGGTGAAGTATGAGGGGGCCTGGCATTTCCCAGCCTTCGAGACGAAGCTCTACTCGGAGCAGGACTTTGGCGGAGAAGGCAGTCAGGAGGCGAATTACCGCGACTTGGGCAAGCGATTCAAGGCCGCGGATAAAGGCGATTCCGTGATCATGCCCCTCGTTCCTTGGGATCCGGTGCTGGATACGGACGAGCTGGAAAAGCGTGAGCTCGTGACGCGCGAGGGGTTGCTCTACCGGGCCCATGACAGCGAGCCCTTCAACGGCTACGCGGTGCAGTATTCAAAGGACTCCGACGATACCAAGCTGCGCGATGCGCGCTTCCGCCGCGGCCTGCGCGAGGGCCCGGCCACGCTCTTTGATGCCAAGGGGGAGTTCGTCGGCAAGCAGAGCTGGCACGAAGGCAAGCTGGTGGAGACCTCGGTGGAAGACAGTGCCACGCCCTCCACCGAGCTCCCTTGGATCGAGATCATCTACAAGCCGGCCCCGCCTTCGCTGAAATCGCGTCACTATCTCGGCACGGATTCGCGGGGTTGGGACATCGCCGCGGGGCTTTTGGGCGGGCTGCAAGTGATCTTCAAGGCGGCCTTCTGCTACATCCTGATGATCTATGGGATCGGCATTACCATCGGCAGCCTGATGGGCTATTTCGGCGGTGTCTTCGACCTGGTGATGGACCGTGTCGTGGAGATCGTCAGCAACGTGCCCTTCCTGCTGGTGGTCATGATCGTGATCAGCAACATCGGTCGCGATAACATCGACCTCACCACGATCCTGCTGATCCTTTGCGCGTTCTCCTGGATCGGGGTTTCGGTTTACCTCCGCAGTGCGACTTATCGTGAGAAGGCGCGGGACTACGTGGCCGCCGCCCGGGTGCAGGGAGCGGGTACGATGCGGGTGATCTTCCGGCACATCCTGCCGAATGCGATCTCGACCTTGGTGACGCTCTTGCCCTTTAGCGTCGCGGGTCTGGCCACCTCGCTTACTGCGCTGGACTTCCTCGGCTTCGGTTTGCCGGATCGCTATCCGAGCTGGGGCCGGATACTGGAGCAGGGGACCTCGAACCTCAACTCGCCGTGGATCGTCAGCTCGGTCTTCACCTTCATGGTGGTGGTCCTGCTGCTCATCACCTTCGTGGGGGAAGCGATCCGCGAGGCCTTCGATCCCAAGAAGTTCACCACCTATCAATGA